One Ruficoccus amylovorans DNA window includes the following coding sequences:
- a CDS encoding GAF domain-containing protein, translated as MKTAQEDRSVLDSLYRISSLVSQTEDPREALELIIKNLLETLGATSASIALINPDTNRLEIEVYRGLPKSSEEIKLALGSGVTGWVALHGEPVLIEDVRFDPRYITLKQSIRSEMAAPMILQGLTVGVVNVDSEQVAAFDEKDLKLLVLLTSEATKVVGRLWLINQLKEKAGQLQALISAGQQLVATRDQPTLLQSIAREARRLMDCRYCAIMLLTPDGKSLKLHALEGPDGSVEYQEELDLEQSTIGVALKRNKQISVSDLARTEEHHFVPFVQSDQLRSMLTTPIVVGKEVIGVLNAYTDVSHRFNNDEKRLFTTLASLGGVALENSRLYSRVFATEESLRRNERLTTLGLLAAEIAHEIRNPLTVIKLLFEALDLEFPAGDPRQQDVSVITEKIVQLEEIVSRVLNFGKSRSEMHSPHDLKKLVEDSLVLLRLKLEQSKVHLAYEAPREPLMVEVHKGQIQQVILNLIINAVEAMPEGGVISVILGTQLLGERTLASVTVKDAGGGVPEKMRGKIFESFLTGKSQGTGLGLAISRQILKSHRGELELLETGPAGTTFRFLIPLLQSD; from the coding sequence TTGAAAACCGCCCAGGAAGACCGTTCCGTGCTCGATTCCCTCTACCGGATCAGCAGTCTCGTCAGCCAGACCGAGGACCCGCGCGAGGCGCTGGAACTCATCATCAAAAACCTGCTGGAAACCCTCGGGGCCACCAGCGCGTCCATCGCGCTCATCAACCCCGACACCAACCGGCTCGAAATCGAAGTTTACCGGGGGCTGCCCAAGTCCTCGGAGGAGATCAAGCTCGCTCTGGGCAGCGGCGTCACCGGCTGGGTCGCCCTGCACGGCGAACCCGTGCTGATCGAGGACGTGCGCTTCGATCCGCGCTACATCACCTTAAAGCAGTCGATCCGCTCCGAGATGGCCGCCCCCATGATCCTGCAAGGGCTGACCGTCGGCGTGGTCAATGTGGACAGCGAGCAGGTCGCCGCCTTTGACGAAAAGGACCTCAAGCTGCTCGTGCTGCTGACCTCCGAGGCCACCAAGGTCGTGGGTCGCCTGTGGCTGATCAACCAGCTCAAGGAAAAAGCCGGGCAGCTTCAGGCCCTCATCAGCGCCGGACAGCAACTGGTGGCCACCCGCGATCAGCCCACACTTTTACAGAGCATCGCCCGCGAGGCCCGCCGCCTGATGGACTGCCGCTACTGCGCGATCATGCTCCTGACCCCGGACGGCAAATCCCTGAAACTCCACGCCCTGGAAGGGCCGGATGGCAGCGTCGAGTATCAAGAGGAACTGGACCTGGAGCAAAGCACGATCGGCGTCGCCCTCAAGCGCAACAAGCAGATAAGTGTCTCCGACCTGGCCCGGACCGAGGAGCACCACTTTGTCCCCTTCGTGCAGAGCGACCAGCTCCGCTCCATGCTGACCACGCCCATCGTCGTGGGGAAGGAAGTCATCGGCGTGCTCAACGCCTACACCGATGTCTCCCACCGCTTCAACAACGACGAGAAACGCCTTTTCACCACGCTGGCCTCGCTCGGCGGCGTGGCCCTGGAAAACTCCCGGCTCTACAGCCGCGTCTTCGCCACCGAGGAGAGCCTCCGCCGCAACGAACGCCTGACCACACTCGGGCTGCTCGCGGCCGAGATCGCCCACGAGATTCGCAACCCGCTGACCGTGATCAAGCTCCTGTTCGAGGCGCTTGACCTGGAGTTCCCCGCGGGCGACCCGCGCCAGCAGGACGTGTCCGTCATCACCGAGAAGATTGTCCAACTGGAGGAAATCGTCAGCCGGGTGCTCAACTTCGGCAAAAGCCGTTCGGAGATGCACTCACCCCACGATCTCAAGAAGCTGGTCGAAGACAGCCTCGTACTGCTGCGCCTCAAGCTGGAGCAATCCAAGGTCCATCTCGCCTACGAGGCCCCGCGAGAGCCGCTCATGGTCGAGGTCCACAAGGGCCAGATCCAGCAGGTCATCCTCAACCTGATTATCAACGCGGTCGAAGCCATGCCCGAGGGCGGAGTCATCTCCGTCATCCTTGGCACTCAGCTTCTGGGCGAACGCACGCTGGCCAGCGTGACGGTCAAGGATGCCGGCGGCGGCGTTCCCGAAAAAATGCGCGGGAAGATTTTCGAGTCCTTCCTCACCGGCAAGTCGCAGGGAACCGGGCTCGGGCTGGCCATCTCACGCCAGATTCTCAAGTCCCACCGTGGCGAACTCGAACTGCTCGAAACCGGCCCCGCCGGCACGACCTTCCGCTTCCTCATCCCGCTGCTGCAAAGTGACTAG
- the glnD gene encoding [protein-PII] uridylyltransferase: protein MSSITEDPLFRRIRQHAEKRLVFGPGSGPGEKLPKLKEYARLEREMLQRYHRKGDAGLRVAKARTIMVDVLLEKLYQHAIETYKLKHGKLPCEVALVALGGYGREELSPFSDIDLMFLFPKRVKEVAIKPLQETLTNEILYPLWDLSLKVGHSTRTIKEALEEAKLEDQSKNALLEARLICGSQKVFDKFTHDYNRMLEHEDPTPYVRFRLKDQAERREKYGGTVFMQEPDIKNGVGGLRDYQNILWMARIRLGEGSLDALERRRYLTPQERKSLETSYSFLLRVRNELHFESTRPTDLLNLEKQPSVAWALGYRREDIFRRVEWFMRDYYSHANRIYTLSRLLEQRLAITGMPGKERITLRDVIRSRQTSLEKRFDGFILREGVLGHEHSGIFGEDPDRLIRVFRYAQQYRARLDIELQSLITNSTQLITPRITHAESPNRTFRSILQERGQVYPTLSLMHELGVLGRFIPEFGELTCLVQHEFYHRYTADIHVLNTIHELDQVFEGVGEFVTPYQEAIRQAETPALLYLILLLHDLGKSDGVEDHCERGVALAAPILKRMDVPEKFHPLVLFIIKNHLEMARFWQRFDVDDPRTIQSFAELVENEEALRHLFVCTYCDARGTAKGLWNEYKDALHRQLYRASFDLLHDEEEVARKTREHIEMIHKKLIASSLPDIPEDQIEAHFNLLPERYFLHNSAEDIELHLRMINNLLGQITEADSVGSLVPMVDWKDDIDQGMSVVNVVTWDRAGLFYKLAGALTVAGVNILSTKAISRGDHITIDTFYVVDPSGGVVTNAHAREIFEKELNDALLTNKDLMPGIQEKARQASRAKMYETDSRLRAPIPSSVDIYHELSLRRTIVEIQTNDHVGLLYQLSKAIFDHGFDITFARISTERTAALDTFYIERIDHGDKADTSSLVALRDTLNRIISCEDFQAVI, encoded by the coding sequence TTGAGCTCCATAACCGAAGACCCGCTGTTCCGCCGCATCCGCCAGCACGCCGAGAAGCGTCTGGTTTTTGGGCCCGGATCAGGCCCTGGGGAGAAGCTGCCGAAGCTCAAGGAATACGCCCGACTCGAACGGGAAATGCTTCAGCGCTACCACCGCAAGGGCGATGCGGGTCTTCGTGTGGCAAAAGCCCGCACGATCATGGTCGATGTGTTGCTGGAAAAGCTCTATCAGCACGCGATCGAGACCTACAAGCTCAAGCACGGCAAGCTGCCCTGCGAAGTCGCCCTGGTCGCCCTCGGGGGTTACGGGCGGGAGGAGTTGAGCCCCTTCAGCGACATTGACCTGATGTTTCTCTTTCCCAAGCGGGTCAAGGAGGTGGCGATCAAGCCGCTTCAGGAGACCCTCACCAACGAGATTCTCTACCCGCTGTGGGACCTGAGCCTGAAAGTCGGCCACTCCACCCGCACAATCAAGGAGGCGCTGGAGGAGGCCAAACTGGAGGACCAGTCGAAAAACGCCCTGCTGGAGGCCCGGCTCATCTGCGGCTCGCAGAAGGTTTTTGACAAATTCACGCACGACTACAACCGGATGCTCGAACACGAGGACCCGACCCCCTACGTGCGATTCCGCTTAAAAGACCAGGCCGAACGCCGCGAGAAGTACGGCGGAACCGTCTTTATGCAGGAGCCCGACATCAAGAACGGCGTCGGCGGCCTGCGCGACTACCAGAACATCCTCTGGATGGCTCGCATCCGGTTGGGGGAAGGCTCGCTCGACGCTCTGGAGCGCCGCCGCTACCTCACCCCGCAGGAGCGCAAGAGCCTGGAAACCTCCTACAGTTTCCTGCTGCGCGTCCGCAACGAGCTTCACTTCGAGAGCACCCGCCCGACGGACCTGCTCAACCTCGAAAAACAGCCCTCCGTGGCCTGGGCGCTCGGCTACCGCCGGGAGGATATTTTCCGCCGGGTGGAGTGGTTCATGCGTGACTACTACTCCCACGCCAACCGCATTTACACCCTCTCGCGCTTGCTGGAGCAGCGGTTGGCCATCACCGGCATGCCCGGCAAGGAGCGCATCACCCTGCGCGACGTGATCCGCTCGCGCCAGACAAGCCTCGAAAAGCGCTTCGACGGCTTCATCCTGCGCGAAGGCGTCCTCGGCCACGAGCATTCCGGCATTTTCGGGGAAGACCCCGACCGGCTGATTCGCGTCTTCCGCTACGCCCAGCAGTACCGGGCGCGCCTCGACATCGAGTTGCAGAGCCTCATCACCAATTCCACTCAACTCATCACGCCGCGCATCACCCACGCCGAGTCCCCCAACCGCACTTTCCGCTCCATCCTGCAGGAGCGCGGACAGGTTTACCCCACGCTCTCGCTCATGCACGAGCTGGGCGTGCTCGGGCGCTTCATCCCCGAGTTTGGCGAGTTGACCTGCCTCGTGCAGCACGAGTTCTATCACCGGTACACGGCGGACATTCACGTGCTCAACACCATCCACGAGCTGGACCAGGTCTTTGAAGGCGTGGGCGAGTTCGTTACGCCGTACCAGGAGGCCATCCGCCAGGCCGAGACTCCGGCCCTGCTCTACCTGATCCTCCTGCTGCACGATCTGGGCAAAAGCGATGGCGTCGAGGACCACTGCGAACGCGGCGTCGCCCTGGCCGCCCCCATCCTCAAGCGCATGGATGTACCCGAAAAATTCCACCCGCTTGTTTTATTTATTATAAAGAATCATCTCGAAATGGCACGATTCTGGCAACGGTTCGACGTAGATGACCCAAGGACGATCCAATCGTTTGCCGAACTGGTGGAAAATGAAGAGGCCCTGCGACACCTCTTCGTGTGCACCTACTGCGACGCGCGAGGGACGGCCAAAGGCCTCTGGAACGAATACAAGGACGCCCTCCACCGCCAGCTCTATCGCGCCAGCTTTGACCTGCTGCACGATGAGGAGGAGGTGGCCCGCAAGACCCGAGAACACATCGAGATGATACACAAAAAACTCATTGCCAGCAGTTTGCCCGACATCCCGGAAGATCAGATTGAAGCGCACTTCAACCTCCTGCCGGAGCGATATTTTCTCCACAACAGCGCTGAAGACATCGAGCTTCACCTGCGCATGATCAACAACCTGCTCGGGCAGATCACCGAGGCCGACTCGGTCGGCTCCCTCGTACCCATGGTTGACTGGAAAGACGACATCGACCAGGGCATGAGCGTGGTCAACGTCGTCACCTGGGACCGGGCTGGCCTGTTTTACAAGCTGGCCGGGGCGCTCACCGTGGCCGGGGTGAACATTCTCAGCACCAAGGCCATCTCCCGTGGTGACCATATCACGATCGACACCTTCTACGTAGTGGACCCCTCCGGCGGGGTCGTCACCAATGCCCATGCCCGAGAAATCTTTGAAAAGGAACTCAACGACGCGCTCCTGACCAACAAAGATCTCATGCCCGGCATCCAGGAAAAGGCCCGCCAGGCCAGCCGTGCCAAGATGTACGAAACGGACTCGCGCCTGCGCGCGCCCATCCCCTCCTCGGTGGACATCTACCACGAGCTTTCCCTGCGCCGCACCATCGTCGAGATCCAGACCAACGACCACGTCGGTCTGCTCTACCAGCTCTCCAAGGCCATCTTCGACCACGGCTTCGACATCACCTTCGCCCGCATTTCGACCGAGCGGACCGCCGCGCTTGACACCTTCTACATCGAGCGCATCGACCACGGCGACAAGGCCGACACCTCCAGCCTGGTCGCCCTGCGCGACACGCTCAACCGCATCATCTCGTGCGAAGACTTCCAGGCCGTGATCTGA
- the sugE gene encoding quaternary ammonium compound efflux SMR transporter SugE, giving the protein MHWLILIVAGLLEVGWAVGLKYTEGFTRPLPTAGTVLAMVLSMFLLGLAMKTLPVGTAYAVWVGIGVVGTAVAGVFLLGEAVHWLKAVSLLLIVVGIVGLKMSAAAD; this is encoded by the coding sequence ATGCATTGGTTAATATTGATCGTGGCGGGCCTGTTGGAGGTCGGCTGGGCCGTGGGGCTGAAATATACGGAGGGCTTTACCCGGCCCTTGCCGACGGCGGGGACGGTTTTGGCGATGGTGCTGAGCATGTTCCTGCTGGGGCTGGCGATGAAGACGCTGCCGGTCGGGACCGCCTATGCCGTGTGGGTGGGAATCGGCGTGGTGGGGACGGCTGTCGCCGGGGTCTTCCTGCTGGGAGAGGCCGTCCACTGGCTGAAGGCGGTCAGCCTGCTGTTGATCGTTGTCGGGATCGTCGGACTTAAAATGAGTGCGGCTGCGGATTGA
- a CDS encoding valine--tRNA ligase, which translates to MSEIAKAYEPQEVEARWSAAWEQAKCFKGVLPEDPSAVEAHSIVIPPPNVTGVLHMGHILNNTIQDILTRRARQQGKAAVWVPGTDHAGIATQARVERELRKEGKTRHDLGREKFLEKACQWRDEHGGIILEQLKKLGASCDWDRTVHTLDEGYSRAVLTAFVELYNKGMIYRGQRMVNWCPVSLTALSDEEVIMKPQQGFLYKMRYEIAERPGEFVEISTTRPETIMGDTGVAIHPEDERYKHLHGLHAIRPFPRAEIPFVPDAHVDREFGTGVLKVTPAHDQADWEIGKRHNLPAIDVLTPDGKVNCPEMPEFHGKDRFEVRKLAAKKLEEMGLLIEAERYENNVGFSERADVPIEPRLSDQWWLKYPKVEEAKEAVRSGAIKFYPQRWEKVYLHWLDNIQDWCISRQLWWGHRIPVWYKKGIDRSKLSDADFANPELVHVSVDGPADPENWEQEADVLDTWASSWLWPFGTFGWPGAPDAQPDPDAEKPLWQRELEFWYPTAALATGPDIIFFWVARMIMAGLEFMGDIPFKTVYFNGIIRDGKGRKMSKSLGNSPDPLELIALYGADSMRLGMLMIAPKGQDVLFDFTTDPKTGAVTECPPLQQGRNFCNKLWNACRFRLMQQVAPEGAEGQASTDAQPAPASGGSLEDIVARLEPEKFDADDHAILGSLAETLDAYDKDLSAYEFNAVTQQIYKFFWSDFCDWYLEVSKSKLQNPALKDNCLAIQDLCLRQLLLMLYPLTPFITEQLWNDMGFAAATADGQPDFIQHYAPGTGTELRAKLLSANVTLNQGAMEEVEALRDFVQKARALKAQYNLAAKRDVTFFVVGDAANRAVVESHGEKLKRLIGALGIEPRDDVQDAPASVTALGTLYLDLSDIDVEGEKKRLGKELEKLVGAIRGAEAKLGNEKFTGKAPADVVEGVRQTLAENKAKAAELERLLASFG; encoded by the coding sequence ATGTCCGAGATAGCCAAAGCCTACGAACCGCAGGAAGTCGAAGCCCGGTGGAGCGCCGCCTGGGAGCAAGCCAAGTGCTTCAAGGGGGTACTGCCTGAGGATCCCTCCGCCGTCGAGGCGCACTCCATCGTGATTCCGCCGCCCAACGTGACGGGCGTGCTGCACATGGGGCACATCCTCAACAACACCATTCAGGACATCCTCACCCGCCGCGCCCGCCAGCAGGGCAAGGCCGCCGTCTGGGTCCCCGGCACCGACCACGCCGGGATCGCCACCCAGGCCCGCGTCGAGCGCGAACTGCGCAAGGAGGGCAAGACCCGCCACGACCTCGGACGGGAAAAGTTTCTGGAAAAAGCCTGCCAATGGCGCGACGAGCACGGCGGCATCATTCTGGAGCAGTTGAAAAAGCTCGGGGCCTCCTGCGACTGGGACCGCACGGTGCACACGCTCGACGAGGGCTACAGCCGCGCCGTGCTCACAGCCTTTGTGGAGCTTTATAACAAGGGCATGATCTACCGCGGCCAGCGCATGGTCAACTGGTGCCCGGTCAGCCTGACCGCCCTTTCCGACGAGGAAGTCATCATGAAGCCCCAGCAGGGCTTCCTCTACAAGATGCGCTACGAGATCGCCGAGCGCCCCGGCGAGTTTGTCGAGATCTCCACCACCCGCCCTGAGACGATCATGGGCGACACCGGCGTGGCCATCCACCCCGAAGACGAGCGTTACAAGCACCTCCACGGCCTGCACGCCATCCGCCCCTTTCCCCGCGCGGAAATTCCCTTTGTGCCGGACGCGCACGTGGACCGGGAGTTCGGGACCGGGGTGCTCAAGGTCACTCCGGCCCACGACCAGGCGGACTGGGAGATCGGCAAGCGCCACAACCTGCCGGCTATCGACGTGCTCACGCCGGACGGCAAGGTCAACTGCCCCGAGATGCCCGAGTTCCACGGAAAGGACCGCTTTGAGGTTCGCAAACTTGCCGCGAAGAAGCTGGAGGAAATGGGCCTGCTCATCGAGGCCGAGCGCTACGAGAACAACGTCGGCTTCTCCGAACGCGCTGATGTGCCGATCGAGCCGCGCCTGTCCGACCAGTGGTGGCTCAAGTACCCGAAGGTCGAAGAGGCCAAGGAGGCCGTCCGCTCCGGGGCGATCAAGTTCTACCCGCAGCGTTGGGAAAAGGTTTACCTGCACTGGCTCGACAACATCCAGGACTGGTGCATCAGCCGTCAGCTCTGGTGGGGCCACCGCATCCCCGTCTGGTACAAGAAGGGCATCGACCGCTCGAAGTTGAGCGACGCGGACTTCGCCAACCCGGAGCTGGTCCATGTCTCCGTGGACGGCCCCGCCGACCCCGAAAACTGGGAACAGGAAGCCGACGTGCTCGACACCTGGGCAAGTTCCTGGCTCTGGCCCTTCGGGACCTTTGGTTGGCCGGGTGCCCCGGATGCGCAGCCTGACCCGGATGCGGAAAAACCGCTTTGGCAGCGTGAGCTGGAGTTTTGGTATCCGACCGCCGCGCTGGCGACGGGGCCGGACATCATTTTCTTCTGGGTGGCGCGCATGATTATGGCGGGCCTGGAGTTCATGGGGGACATCCCGTTCAAGACCGTTTACTTCAACGGCATCATCCGCGACGGCAAGGGCCGCAAAATGTCCAAGTCGCTCGGCAACTCCCCTGATCCGCTGGAACTGATCGCCCTCTACGGCGCGGACTCCATGCGTCTGGGGATGCTCATGATCGCCCCCAAGGGCCAGGACGTGCTCTTTGACTTCACCACCGACCCGAAAACCGGCGCGGTCACCGAGTGCCCGCCGCTCCAGCAGGGTCGCAACTTCTGCAACAAGCTCTGGAATGCCTGCCGCTTCCGGCTGATGCAGCAGGTTGCTCCTGAGGGTGCTGAAGGGCAAGCCTCTACGGATGCGCAGCCTGCCCCGGCGAGCGGCGGCTCGCTGGAGGACATCGTCGCGCGGCTTGAACCGGAAAAGTTCGACGCCGACGACCACGCCATCCTCGGTTCGCTGGCCGAGACGCTCGACGCCTACGACAAGGATCTGTCGGCCTACGAGTTCAACGCGGTCACGCAGCAGATTTACAAATTCTTCTGGTCGGACTTCTGTGACTGGTACCTGGAGGTTTCCAAGTCCAAGCTCCAGAACCCCGCGCTGAAGGACAACTGCCTTGCCATTCAAGACCTTTGCCTGCGGCAACTGCTGCTCATGCTCTACCCGCTGACGCCGTTCATCACCGAGCAGCTCTGGAACGACATGGGCTTTGCCGCCGCTACCGCAGACGGCCAGCCGGACTTCATCCAGCACTACGCCCCCGGCACCGGTACAGAACTGCGCGCCAAACTGCTTTCGGCCAATGTCACACTCAATCAGGGGGCGATGGAGGAAGTCGAGGCCCTGCGAGACTTCGTGCAAAAGGCCCGCGCGCTCAAGGCCCAGTACAACCTTGCCGCCAAGCGTGACGTGACTTTCTTTGTGGTCGGCGACGCGGCCAACCGTGCCGTCGTCGAAAGCCACGGCGAAAAGCTCAAGCGCCTGATTGGTGCGCTCGGCATCGAGCCGCGTGACGACGTGCAGGACGCCCCGGCGTCCGTTACGGCGTTGGGCACGCTCTACCTTGACCTCTCCGATATCGATGTGGAGGGCGAAAAGAAGCGTCTGGGCAAGGAGCTGGAAAAACTCGTCGGTGCGATCCGCGGCGCGGAGGCCAAGCTCGGGAACGAGAAGTTCACCGGCAAGGCTCCGGCCGATGTCGTCGAAGGCGTGCGCCAGACCTTGGCCGAAAACAAGGCCAAGGCCGCCGAACTGGAACGCCTGCTCGCCTCATTCGGCTGA
- the clpS gene encoding ATP-dependent Clp protease adapter ClpS, with protein sequence MAQTSHPLAAPKTQTQTEADLPWLVVVMNDPVNLMDYVVMVFRRVFGYDLAKARKHMLEVHEEGRSVLWSGSREQAEAYVYQLQEWQLSAKLQRDSGE encoded by the coding sequence ATGGCTCAGACTTCCCATCCGCTGGCCGCGCCCAAGACCCAAACGCAGACCGAAGCCGATCTGCCCTGGCTGGTCGTGGTCATGAACGACCCCGTCAACCTGATGGACTACGTCGTCATGGTGTTCCGGCGTGTCTTCGGCTACGACCTGGCCAAGGCCCGCAAGCACATGCTCGAAGTTCACGAGGAGGGACGCTCCGTGCTCTGGTCCGGCTCCCGAGAACAGGCCGAGGCCTACGTTTATCAGCTTCAGGAGTGGCAGCTCAGCGCCAAACTCCAGCGCGATTCCGGCGAATAA
- a CDS encoding response regulator, with amino-acid sequence MTELFEGIGDHDSVADALLYTVPGRATHSKWQLADEEEKLIFEVMVEQDPDDDKLLWVIVMENPVINDQIVLGSQSELRLLQILMDHTLDYVYFQDIRGHFIIANRAFQRLIRTPHPGYEIGRRLSDFVNEKTAVASEEVDHEVLTSLQPVIKNVSYFQLKDGPGLWLQSTKMPVFDSNNKRLGVVCVSRNISDSVEQERKLREAMTRAEQASRAKSDFLANMSHEIRTPINGIIGMAELSLDSDLTAEQEKYVQTIVNCSNTLLTLINDLLDFSKIESGQLELEEINFNLLTTIEECLDQFAGQTREKGIELALRTGSDLPSHVRGDPTRFRQILSNLISNAVKFTDEGEIVVSAATVNEKDGQTRIRFSVTDTGIGIPDSRQAAIFDSFTQADSSTTRKYGGTGLGLSICRQLAEMMGGSISVQSCLDQGSTFSVEIPFQALRRRESVPRKHLKQLEGLRVLIIDDHQTNRTILSELCRHWGFRAEVAEGGLQGLEMMQRATTGGEPYQLVLLDQQMPHLSGLEVASLIVNRQHLKDAKLILLSSSLNQDEARQASEMGIQRFLSKPIKQSVLLEVVLELFEVAVPERRRHPSRTAEGHTHTGGKAAAMSPLRVLLAEDNPINQEVTQRRLKKMGHEVTVVENGRLAVEASMAVRFDLILMDVQMPEMDGIEATRQIREMEKIRGTRTVIVAMTARAMSSDEALCLEAGMDAYIAKPFRAAKLHSVLDTISSDLGKGRHCAGPGYVPTRDDDLERLFGELSHEDRDDLLSAADIFLENYRSDWERLSQAWERGEFSELNHRAHSIKGGASIFHAERLSHLAESLELAALNAEAENIAQYMPALEEELEAFASLLRKQIGKRKV; translated from the coding sequence GTGACGGAGCTCTTCGAAGGTATCGGCGACCATGACAGCGTTGCCGATGCCCTGCTCTACACCGTCCCCGGACGCGCCACCCACAGCAAGTGGCAACTCGCCGACGAGGAGGAGAAGCTCATCTTCGAGGTCATGGTGGAGCAGGACCCCGACGATGATAAGCTGCTCTGGGTTATCGTGATGGAGAACCCGGTCATCAACGACCAGATCGTCCTCGGCAGCCAGAGCGAACTTCGCCTGCTCCAGATCCTGATGGACCACACCCTCGACTACGTCTATTTCCAGGACATCCGGGGGCACTTCATCATCGCCAACCGCGCTTTTCAGCGGCTCATCCGCACCCCCCACCCCGGCTACGAGATTGGCCGCCGGCTCTCGGACTTCGTCAACGAAAAGACCGCCGTCGCCTCCGAGGAGGTGGACCACGAGGTGCTGACCAGCCTCCAGCCGGTAATCAAGAACGTGAGCTATTTCCAGTTGAAGGATGGCCCCGGCCTGTGGCTGCAATCGACCAAGATGCCCGTCTTCGACAGCAATAACAAGCGCCTCGGCGTGGTCTGCGTCAGCCGGAACATCTCCGACTCGGTCGAGCAGGAGCGCAAGCTGCGCGAGGCCATGACCCGCGCCGAGCAGGCCAGCCGCGCCAAAAGTGACTTCCTGGCCAACATGAGCCACGAAATCCGCACTCCGATCAACGGTATCATCGGCATGGCGGAGCTTTCGCTCGACTCGGACCTGACCGCCGAGCAGGAGAAATACGTCCAGACCATCGTCAATTGCAGCAACACCCTGCTCACCCTCATCAACGACCTGCTGGACTTCTCCAAGATCGAATCTGGCCAGCTCGAACTGGAGGAGATCAATTTCAACCTCCTCACCACCATAGAGGAATGCCTGGACCAGTTCGCGGGGCAAACCCGTGAGAAAGGCATCGAACTGGCCCTGCGCACAGGCTCCGACCTGCCCAGCCACGTACGCGGCGACCCCACCCGCTTTCGCCAGATCCTCAGCAACCTGATCAGCAACGCAGTCAAGTTCACTGATGAGGGCGAGATCGTTGTCTCGGCCGCCACCGTGAACGAGAAAGATGGACAAACTCGTATCCGCTTCTCCGTCACCGACACCGGCATCGGCATCCCCGACTCGCGCCAGGCGGCTATTTTCGACAGTTTTACCCAAGCCGACTCCTCCACCACCCGCAAATACGGGGGTACTGGGCTGGGCTTGTCTATCTGCCGCCAATTGGCGGAGATGATGGGCGGTTCCATCAGCGTGCAGAGCTGCCTTGACCAAGGCTCGACCTTCTCAGTGGAGATTCCCTTCCAGGCGCTGCGGCGGCGCGAGAGCGTGCCGCGCAAGCACCTCAAGCAACTTGAAGGCCTGCGCGTGCTCATCATCGACGACCACCAGACAAACCGCACCATTCTTTCCGAACTGTGCCGTCACTGGGGCTTCCGAGCCGAGGTAGCCGAGGGTGGCCTGCAAGGGCTGGAAATGATGCAACGGGCCACTACCGGCGGCGAGCCCTATCAGCTTGTCCTGCTCGATCAGCAGATGCCCCACCTAAGCGGACTTGAGGTGGCCAGCCTGATTGTCAATCGCCAGCATTTAAAGGACGCCAAGCTCATCCTGCTCTCCTCCTCGCTCAATCAGGACGAGGCGCGCCAGGCCAGCGAAATGGGCATCCAGCGCTTCCTGAGCAAGCCGATCAAGCAGTCGGTCCTGCTCGAAGTCGTGTTGGAACTCTTCGAGGTGGCGGTACCGGAACGCCGTCGGCACCCCTCGCGCACAGCTGAAGGACATACCCACACGGGCGGCAAGGCCGCCGCTATGTCCCCGCTGCGCGTGTTGCTGGCCGAGGACAACCCGATTAACCAGGAAGTCACTCAGCGCCGCCTGAAAAAAATGGGGCATGAAGTCACCGTGGTCGAAAATGGCCGCCTGGCGGTGGAAGCTTCCATGGCCGTGCGCTTCGACCTGATTCTGATGGATGTGCAGATGCCCGAAATGGACGGCATCGAGGCGACCCGTCAGATCCGTGAAATGGAGAAAATTCGCGGCACACGCACCGTCATCGTGGCCATGACCGCCCGCGCCATGTCCAGCGACGAGGCCCTCTGTCTCGAAGCCGGGATGGACGCCTACATCGCCAAGCCTTTTCGTGCGGCCAAGCTGCACTCGGTCCTCGACACCATATCCTCCGACCTGGGCAAGGGCCGCCACTGCGCGGGACCGGGCTACGTCCCCACCCGTGACGACGACCTTGAGCGACTCTTCGGGGAGCTCTCGCACGAGGACCGCGACGACCTGCTCTCCGCCGCCGACATTTTTCTGGAGAACTACCGTTCGGATTGGGAAAGACTTTCCCAGGCCTGGGAACGAGGGGAATTCTCCGAGTTGAATCACCGCGCCCACAGCATCAAGGGCGGGGCGTCCATCTTTCACGCCGAGCGCCTCAGCCATCTGGCCGAAAGCCTCGAACTGGCCGCCCTCAATGCCGAGGCCGAGAATATCGCCCAGTACATGCCCGCTCTGGAAGAGGAACTGGAGGCCTTCGCCAGCCTCCTGCGCAAGCAGATCGGCAAGCGCAAGGTTTAG